From the Macaca thibetana thibetana isolate TM-01 chromosome 12, ASM2454274v1, whole genome shotgun sequence genome, one window contains:
- the CMKLR2 gene encoding chemerin-like receptor 2 codes for MEDLEETLFEEFENYSYALDYYSLESDLEEKVQLGVVHWVSLVLYCLSFVLGIPGNAIVIWFTGFKWKKTVSTLWFLNLAIADFIFLLFLPLYISYVVMNFHWPFGIWLCKANSFTAQLNMFASVFFLTVISLDHYIHLIHPVLSHRHRTLKNSLIVIIFIWLLASLIGGPALYFRDTVEFNNHTLCYNNFQKHDPDLTVIRHHVLTWVKFIVGYLFPLLTMSICYLCLIFKVKKRSILISSRHFWTILAVVVAFVVCWTPYHLFSIWELTIHHNSYSHHVMQAGIPLSTGLAFLNSCLNPILYVLISKKFQARFRSSVAEILKYTLWEVSCSGTVSEQLRNSETKNLCLLETAQ; via the coding sequence ATGGAAGATTTGGAGGAAACATTATTTGaagaatttgaaaactattcCTATGCCCTAGACTATTACTCTCTGGAGTCTGATTTGGAGGAAAAAGTCCAGCTGGGAGTTGTTCACTGGGTCTCCCTGGTGTtatattgtttatcttttgtcCTGGGAATTCCAGGAAATGCCATTGTTATTTGGTTCACGGGGTTCAAGTGGAAGAAGACAGTCAGCACTCTGTGGTTCCTCAATCTAGCCATTGCGGatttcatctttcttctcttcctgcccCTGTACATCTCCTATGTGGTCATGAATTTCCACTGGCCCTTTGGCATCTGGCTGTGCAAAGCCAATTCCTTCACTGCCCAGTTGAACATGTTTGCCAGTGTTTTTTTCCTGACAGTGATCAGTCTGGACCACTATATCCACTTGATCCATCCTGTCTTATCTCATCGGCATCGAACCCTCAAGAACTCTCTGATTGTCATTATATTCATCTGGCTTTTGGCTTCTCTAATTGGCGGTCCTGCCCTATACTTCCGGGACACTGTGGAGTTTAATAATCATACTCTTTGCTATAACAATTTTCAGAAGCATGATCCTGACCTCACTGTGATCAGGCACCATGTTCTGACCTGGGTGAAATTTATTGTTGGCTATCTCTTCCCTTTGCTAACAATGAGTATTTGCTACTTGTGTCTCATCTTCAAGGTGAAGAAGCGAAGCATCCTGATCTCCAGTAGGCATTTCTGGACAATTCTGGCTGTAGTTGTGGCCTTTGTGGTTTGCTGGACTCCTTATCACCTGTTTAGCATTTGGGAGCTCACCATTCACCACAATAGCTATTCCCACCACGTGATGCAGGCTGGAATCCCTCTCTCCACTGGTTTGGCATTCCTCAATAGTTGCTTGAACCCCATCCTTTATGTCCTAATTAGTAAGAAGTTCCAAGCTCGCTTCCGGTCCTCAGTTGCTGAGATACTCAAGTACACACTGTGGGAAGTCAGCTGTTCTGGCACAGTGAGTGAACAGCTCAGGAACTCAGAAACCAAGAATCTGTGTCTCCTGGAAACAGCCCAATAA